In Pelosinus sp. IPA-1, a single genomic region encodes these proteins:
- a CDS encoding chemotaxis protein CheW — MSEQIYSNSEVQLVVFKLGREEYSVSILQVQEIKRITDITRVPHTPDYIKGVINLRGSVLPVIDLKKRLNLPQQVITEDTRIIIVKVDELSVGMIVDAVSEVMTINQENIDSPDVVAGSVAASYLSGVGKLENRLLILLNLEEIIGIGQETKAI, encoded by the coding sequence ATGTCAGAGCAAATTTACTCAAATAGTGAAGTACAATTAGTTGTTTTTAAACTAGGCCGGGAAGAATATAGTGTAAGTATTTTACAAGTCCAAGAAATTAAGCGTATTACAGATATTACAAGAGTTCCTCACACTCCGGATTACATAAAAGGTGTAATTAACTTAAGAGGTAGTGTTTTACCTGTTATTGATTTAAAAAAACGTCTCAATTTGCCTCAGCAAGTAATTACAGAAGACACCCGTATAATTATTGTAAAAGTTGACGAACTATCCGTGGGAATGATTGTAGACGCAGTATCTGAAGTTATGACTATCAATCAGGAGAATATCGATTCCCCAGATGTTGTTGCAGGAAGTGTAGCAGCTAGTTACCTTAGTGGAGTGGGTAAATTAGAGAATCGACTATTAATTTTACTAAATTTAGAAGAAATTATTGGGATTGGACAGGAAACAAAAGCGATATAG
- a CDS encoding FliA/WhiG family RNA polymerase sigma factor: protein MMVNNQAKIEDIMKLWLEYQQTRKVETREKLIERYLPLVKLVASRIAISLPQYVDKDDLISNGFFGLLDAIEKYDPMRAIKFETYAVVRIRGSMLDAIRAQDWVPTSVRQKAKQYEQTVSQLENKLCRVATDNEIAQALNITLNELYTLLNQLNACTIVPLEEFIKTETSSSHLANPSEQIEVEEVKHALAKAIDKLPEKEKLVVTLYYYEGLTLKEISLIMKLSEARISQLHTKSIFRLRGALSRIKSSFI, encoded by the coding sequence ATGATGGTTAATAACCAGGCTAAAATAGAAGACATTATGAAATTATGGTTAGAGTATCAACAAACTAGAAAAGTCGAAACAAGAGAAAAATTGATTGAACGTTATTTACCATTAGTTAAGTTAGTTGCTAGCCGGATTGCAATTAGCTTGCCTCAGTATGTAGATAAAGACGATTTAATTAGTAATGGCTTTTTTGGCTTACTTGATGCAATTGAAAAATATGATCCTATGCGGGCTATTAAATTTGAAACATATGCGGTAGTTCGTATCAGAGGGTCTATGTTAGATGCGATTCGTGCACAAGATTGGGTACCTACTAGCGTCAGACAAAAAGCGAAACAATATGAACAGACGGTATCTCAACTCGAAAACAAACTCTGCCGCGTTGCTACTGACAATGAGATAGCTCAAGCACTTAATATTACACTAAATGAGTTATATACCTTACTAAATCAACTTAATGCTTGTACTATAGTCCCTTTGGAAGAGTTTATTAAAACTGAAACATCTTCTTCCCATTTAGCAAATCCTTCAGAGCAGATAGAAGTGGAAGAAGTCAAACACGCTCTGGCAAAGGCGATTGACAAACTGCCTGAAAAAGAAAAATTAGTGGTTACATTATACTATTATGAAGGTTTAACATTAAAAGAAATTAGTCTAATTATGAAACTGTCTGAGGCACGTATTTCTCAACTTCATACGAAGTCAATTTTTAGATTAAGAGGGGCACTATCACGTATTAAATCAAGCTTTATTTGA
- a CDS encoding chemotaxis protein CheC, translating to MSDEILNLSNLQLDALREIGNVGAGNSATALSQIINRKIDMTVPKIAIMPLGEVPDVVGGPDAMVAGVYLRVYGPAPSSILFLLPRDSAFYLVDMLMGREQGHTTSLNSMDESALMEIGNILAGAYLNALSHFTKLTLLPSIPALAMDMAGAILSVILIQLGQMGDHALVIETEFTTESDGVKGHFFLIPDPGSLNTILAAIGVKE from the coding sequence TTGTCGGATGAAATATTGAATTTATCAAATTTGCAATTGGATGCATTAAGAGAAATTGGCAATGTCGGTGCTGGTAATTCCGCCACAGCTTTGTCCCAAATTATCAATCGAAAAATAGATATGACGGTTCCTAAAATTGCTATTATGCCATTAGGGGAAGTTCCAGATGTAGTAGGTGGCCCAGATGCAATGGTTGCAGGCGTATATTTACGTGTATATGGTCCTGCACCTAGCAGTATTTTATTTCTACTACCGCGGGATAGTGCCTTTTATTTAGTAGATATGCTAATGGGGCGAGAACAAGGTCATACAACATCGCTAAACTCAATGGATGAATCAGCCTTGATGGAGATTGGTAATATTCTTGCAGGTGCATACTTAAATGCATTATCTCATTTCACGAAGTTGACATTATTACCATCTATTCCTGCGTTGGCTATGGATATGGCTGGAGCTATTTTAAGTGTTATCTTAATTCAGTTAGGTCAAATGGGAGATCATGCTCTAGTAATTGAAACTGAATTTACAACTGAGAGTGATGGTGTAAAAGGACATTTCTTCTTAATTCCTGATCCTGGTTCGTTAAATACTATTTTGGCGGCAATAGGGGTGAAGGAATAA
- a CDS encoding FapA family protein, whose translation MSDDERAVVEAGEKIEFAGYSITMNSSGVYLIIDAPAEGKTSVSEIAIIEQLNKRDITEFNKNAIIQTIKTADGQPAKIAEKPVIVPPPEPEIQIVVTRDKMEASLEIILPPKCKPLSMETVFEKIKASGIVFGLNQEAIKKAYDSPGTSVVCATGQQPIHGTNAQIKYHVTIADKARPQELEDGSVDFKKMNLFTTVQQDDLLAEKILATPGVPGTDVLGHPVIAKPGKDLMLPVGKNVKVVDTNTIKAEIAGQLLIVNNKVNVLPIIEIKEDVDVSTGNIEFIGNVTVRGSVMPGFSVKADGNVEIFGSVSGGTVEGKNVVIKMGIQGMHRGYVKAKENVVAKFIENATVHAGVEILVSDVVMHSRITAGKKVQVEGRRGLIVGGNIMAGEEIRAKVVGTQMSTSTELEVGVNPTIREEYQHIRREIKKVEVNLEQTQKALSILRAMDQHTIPADKREMLLKLTKAQFHLVGQAETMRTRMKVIEGEFEEMRAGRIKVAEAIYPGVKVVVGTLVKPIRDTLKFVSLYAEDGEIKVGNFK comes from the coding sequence ATGAGTGATGATGAGCGCGCAGTAGTTGAGGCTGGAGAAAAAATTGAATTTGCTGGCTATTCAATTACAATGAATAGCAGCGGTGTGTATTTAATAATTGACGCTCCTGCAGAAGGGAAAACTTCTGTAAGTGAAATTGCGATAATTGAACAATTAAATAAGCGGGATATAACTGAATTTAATAAAAATGCTATCATACAGACAATAAAGACAGCTGATGGCCAGCCAGCAAAAATTGCAGAAAAACCTGTTATAGTACCTCCACCTGAACCAGAAATTCAAATTGTAGTGACACGTGATAAGATGGAAGCATCTCTCGAAATTATCTTACCGCCAAAATGTAAGCCATTGAGTATGGAAACAGTATTCGAGAAAATCAAAGCAAGTGGTATAGTTTTTGGTCTGAACCAAGAAGCTATCAAAAAGGCATATGATTCTCCTGGTACTAGTGTAGTATGTGCTACTGGACAACAACCTATTCATGGAACGAATGCTCAGATAAAATACCACGTAACTATTGCAGATAAGGCCCGTCCACAGGAGTTGGAGGATGGTAGTGTAGATTTTAAGAAGATGAATCTCTTTACTACAGTTCAGCAAGATGATTTATTGGCCGAAAAGATTTTGGCAACTCCAGGAGTTCCAGGAACTGATGTATTGGGTCATCCAGTTATTGCGAAACCGGGTAAAGATTTAATGTTACCTGTGGGGAAAAATGTCAAGGTTGTTGATACGAATACAATCAAAGCTGAAATTGCAGGACAACTCTTAATTGTAAATAATAAAGTTAATGTATTGCCAATTATTGAAATTAAAGAAGATGTAGATGTTTCTACAGGGAATATTGAATTTATCGGTAATGTTACAGTGCGTGGATCAGTAATGCCTGGATTTTCGGTAAAAGCTGATGGTAATGTAGAAATTTTTGGTTCTGTCAGCGGCGGAACAGTTGAAGGAAAAAATGTAGTAATAAAAATGGGTATTCAAGGTATGCATCGTGGCTATGTTAAGGCAAAAGAAAATGTAGTCGCTAAGTTTATTGAAAATGCCACAGTTCATGCGGGGGTAGAAATATTAGTTAGTGATGTAGTTATGCATTCCCGTATTACTGCAGGTAAAAAAGTCCAGGTCGAAGGACGTCGTGGATTGATTGTTGGTGGGAATATTATGGCGGGTGAGGAAATCCGTGCAAAAGTAGTTGGAACCCAGATGTCAACAAGTACGGAGTTGGAAGTTGGCGTCAACCCAACAATTAGGGAAGAATATCAGCATATACGGCGGGAAATTAAAAAGGTAGAAGTGAATCTTGAACAAACGCAAAAGGCTTTAAGCATTCTAAGAGCAATGGATCAGCATACCATACCTGCTGATAAACGAGAAATGCTTCTAAAATTAACAAAAGCTCAATTCCATCTCGTTGGTCAAGCCGAAACGATGCGTACGCGTATGAAAGTTATTGAAGGGGAATTTGAAGAAATGCGTGCTGGACGTATAAAGGTAGCAGAGGCCATTTATCCTGGTGTAAAGGTTGTTGTTGGTACTCTAGTTAAACCAATACGGGATACTTTGAAATTTGTCTCCTTATATGCAGAAGATGGAGAAATCAAAGTTGGAAATTTTAAATAG
- a CDS encoding chemotaxis protein CheD (catalyzes the conversion of glutamine residues to glutamate on methyl-accepting chemotaxis receptors), translating into MSELIKVGMADYKVGRNPSSLISYGLGSCVGIALYDPVSKIGGLAHIMLPDSTQARSAENPAKFANTALPLMLDEMIKLGAVKSRITAKIAGGAQMFTFANATDVMRVGERNSEAVRMLLKKMDIKLVADDTGGNYGRTVELQLDTGIYRVRTIAKGEKEL; encoded by the coding sequence ATGTCAGAACTGATAAAAGTAGGGATGGCTGATTATAAAGTTGGTCGAAATCCTAGTAGTCTGATAAGTTACGGGCTAGGTTCTTGTGTTGGTATTGCATTATACGATCCAGTGAGTAAAATTGGTGGATTGGCTCATATAATGCTTCCAGATAGTACACAAGCTCGCTCGGCAGAAAACCCTGCAAAGTTTGCGAATACAGCTTTACCTTTAATGCTTGATGAAATGATAAAATTAGGAGCAGTAAAGTCCCGGATCACGGCAAAGATTGCTGGTGGAGCTCAAATGTTTACCTTCGCAAATGCAACGGATGTTATGCGTGTTGGTGAACGTAACTCAGAAGCAGTACGAATGTTGCTTAAAAAGATGGATATTAAACTTGTAGCAGATGATACGGGTGGAAATTATGGACGAACAGTGGAATTGCAATTAGATACAGGGATCTATCGTGTTAGGACAATTGCTAAGGGCGAGAAAGAATTATAA